Below is a window of bacterium DNA.
CCTGATCGGCGTCCCCGAGGCCACTTCCATCTTCAGCCAGTTGAACGACCAGACCCCGGCCCGGCCCATGACCCATGACCTGATCCGGGGGGTGATGGACCTTTTGGGCAGCCGCCTGGTCAAGGTGCTCATCAACGACCTGTCCCAGAACACCTTCTATGCCCGGCTCTTCCTGGAGAACCCCGGGACGGGCGACCGCCTGGACCTGGATGCCCGGCCTTCGGACGCCATCGCCCTGGCCCTTCGCGCCGGAGCCCCCATCTTCGTGGCCGAGAAGGTCGTCGTGGCCCCCGGGGTGGTCATCCGGGACAAAGAGAAGAACAAGAAGGAACTGAAGGCCTTCAAGAAATCCCTGGAGAACCTCTCCCCGGCGGATTTCGACGCCAGCGGGAAGCATCCCCAATGATCGAAATGAAAGTGCGGGGCATCGCGGTGGACCCGGGGCTCAAGGTGCCCATGGTGATCCTGACCGATGACGATGAGAAGCGCTACCTGCCCATCCCCATCGGGGTGGCGGAGGCCACCGCCATCTTCATCCAGTTGCAGGAACAGAACATCCCCCGGCCCATGACCCACGACCTGCTCAAGAACGTCATCGACGCCCTGGGCGCCAAGGTGGCCAAGGTGCTGGTCAACGACATCCAGCAGAACACCTTCTTCGCCCGGGTCTTCCTGGAAACCCCCGATTCGCCCGAGAAGATGGAGATCGACGCCCGACCCTCGGACGCCATCGCGCTGGCTTTGCGCACCGGGGCCCCCATCTTCGTGGCGGAAAAGGTGGTGGTGAACGCCACCATCGTGGACAAGGAGAAGTACAAGGAAGAGATGACCGAGTTCAAGAAGTTCCTTTCCAACCTCTCCCCGAAGGATTTCAACTTCCCCGGGTCGACCTGATCCGGAAGGACCCCTGGATCCCATGACCCCATCCACTTCCCCGGGGCGCCTGGACCTGGACGAGCGGCATTTCGTCCTGCTTTTCCACACCACCCATGAGACCATGCACGCCGATTCCATCCTCAAGGGCAACCGGATGCGCTTCAAGCTGATCCCCCGGCCCCGGGACATCCGGGACGATTGCGGCCTGGGGGTGGTGATCGTGAAGGAGGACCGCTCCAAGGTGGAGGGGCTCCTCGCCCCCGAGGACGTCTATATCAAGGCGGCCTTCCACATCGGGAAGGAGGGACAATGGACAAGGGAAAATTATCCGCCGGCGCCGATCTCCTACGACTCTCCACCCTCGGACTGAACTTCGTGCTGTGCAACTTCGCCGGTGTCGGGATCGGCTGGCTCCTGAACCATTACCTGGGAGTGGGGGATTGGGTGGTCATTGTCGGGCTCTTGCTGGGGATCGCGGCGGGCTACCG
It encodes the following:
- a CDS encoding bifunctional nuclease family protein, which encodes MIEVKVRGIAIDQECKQPMVVLTDAEEKVCLPILIGVPEATSIFSQLNDQTPARPMTHDLIRGVMDLLGSRLVKVLINDLSQNTFYARLFLENPGTGDRLDLDARPSDAIALALRAGAPIFVAEKVVVAPGVVIRDKEKNKKELKAFKKSLENLSPADFDASGKHPQ
- a CDS encoding bifunctional nuclease family protein, translated to MIEMKVRGIAVDPGLKVPMVILTDDDEKRYLPIPIGVAEATAIFIQLQEQNIPRPMTHDLLKNVIDALGAKVAKVLVNDIQQNTFFARVFLETPDSPEKMEIDARPSDAIALALRTGAPIFVAEKVVVNATIVDKEKYKEEMTEFKKFLSNLSPKDFNFPGST
- a CDS encoding DUF3343 domain-containing protein produces the protein MTPSTSPGRLDLDERHFVLLFHTTHETMHADSILKGNRMRFKLIPRPRDIRDDCGLGVVIVKEDRSKVEGLLAPEDVYIKAAFHIGKEGQWTRENYPPAPISYDSPPSD
- a CDS encoding AtpZ/AtpI family protein; amino-acid sequence: MLCNFAGVGIGWLLNHYLGVGDWVVIVGLLLGIAAGYRVLVEDLKKLNARKPPRP